In Equus przewalskii isolate Varuska chromosome 6, EquPr2, whole genome shotgun sequence, one DNA window encodes the following:
- the LOC103550122 gene encoding olfactory receptor 4D5: MNPANHSQVTGFVLLGLSQVWELRFLFFIVFSVVYLMTVTGNLLIVAIVTSDPRLHTTMYFLLGNLSFLDFCYSSITAPRMLVDLLSGNPIISFGGCLTQLFFFHFIGGIKIFLLTVMAYDRYVAISQPLRYTLIMKRTVCGLLLAASWVGGFTHSIVQVGLTIQLPFCGPNKLDNFYCDVPQLIKLACTDTFVLELLMVSNNGLVTLMCFLVLLGSYTALLVMLRSHSQEDRSKALSTCASHIAVVTLIFVPCVYIYARPFQTFPMDTLVSVLYTMVTPMLNPAIYTLRNKEVIMAMKKLWRRQKDLLDPLKH, translated from the coding sequence ATGAATCCAGCAAATCATTCTCAGGTGACAGGTTTTGTCCTCCTGGGGCTCTCTCAGGTATGGGAACTTCGGTTCCTCTTCTTCATTGTCTTCTCTGTTGTGTATCTTATGACTGTAACCGGAAATCTCCTTATTGTGGCCATAGTGACCTCTGATCCACGCCTGCACACAACCATGTACTTTCTCTTAGGCAATCTTTCCTTCTTGGACTTTTGCTACTCTTCCATCACAGCACCTAGGATGCTGGTTGACTTGCTCTCAGGCAACCCCATCATTTCCTTTGGTGGCTGCCTGACTCAGCTCTTCTTCTTCCACTTCATTGGCGGCATCAAGATCTTTCTGCTAACTGTCATGGCATACGATCGTTATGTTGCCATTTCCCAGCCCCTGCGCTACACGCTAATTATGAAGCGGACAGTTTGTGGGCTCCTCCTGGCAGCCTCCTGGGTGGGGGGCTTCACCCACTCCATTGTACAGGTTGGACTGACTATCCAGCTGCCATTCTGTGGGCCTAACAAGCTGGACAATTTTTACTGTGATGTGCCCCAGCTGATCAAATTGGCTTGCACAGATACTTTTGTCTTAGAGCTTCTGATGGTGTCTAACAATGGTCTGGTGACTCTGATGTGTTTTCTGGTGCTCCTAGGATCCTACACAGCACTGCTAGTCATGCTCAGAAGCCACTCTCAGGAGGACCGTAGCAAGGCTTTATCCACTTGTGCCTCTCATATTGCTGTGGTAACCTTAATCTTTGTGCCTTGTGTCTATATCTATGCAAGGCCATTTCAGACATTCCCCATGGATACGCTGGTCTCTGTGCTGTACACAATGGTTACTCCTATGCTGAATCCTGCTATCTATACCctgagaaacaaagaagtaaTCATGGCTATGAAGAAGCTGTGGAGGAGGCAAAAGGACCTTCTTGATCCCCTGAAGCACTGA